A genomic stretch from Bacillus sp. N1-1 includes:
- a CDS encoding pyridoxal phosphate-dependent aminotransferase: MKQFQTSDALKRLPEQFFAKLAGKVNRYVDAGYDIINLGQGNPDQPTPDHIIKSLQKAAENPTYHKYPPFRGQPFLKQAAADFYQREFGVNLDPEKEIAVLFGGKAGLVEVSQCLLNKGDVALVPDPGYPDYWSGVAMAEANMQMMPLLEKNHFLPDYEAIPEDSLKKAKMMFLNYPNNPTAAVATKRFFEETINFAETNDICVVHDFAYGAIGFDGERPISFLETEGAKDNGIEIYTLSKTYNMAGWRVGFAVGNQSVVESINLLQDHFYVSLFSAVQEAAAEALLGSQQCVEDLRETYESRRNVLIQGLHDIGWDVTSPAGSFFAWLKVPESFTSESFADFLLENVQIVVAPGNGFGEYGEGYVRVGLLTSEDKLREAVERIKSLNLF, translated from the coding sequence TTGAAACAATTTCAAACTTCTGATGCTCTTAAACGATTACCGGAACAATTTTTTGCAAAGCTTGCTGGAAAAGTGAACCGCTATGTAGATGCGGGTTATGACATTATTAATCTTGGACAGGGAAATCCTGATCAGCCAACACCCGATCATATTATCAAGTCCTTGCAGAAGGCAGCTGAAAACCCAACCTATCACAAATATCCGCCATTTCGAGGACAGCCTTTTTTAAAGCAGGCGGCTGCTGATTTCTATCAGCGAGAATTTGGAGTGAACCTTGATCCAGAGAAGGAAATTGCCGTTCTTTTCGGTGGAAAAGCAGGCCTTGTTGAAGTCAGTCAATGCTTACTAAATAAAGGTGATGTGGCACTCGTTCCAGACCCCGGTTATCCTGATTATTGGTCAGGCGTCGCGATGGCTGAAGCGAATATGCAAATGATGCCGTTGCTTGAGAAAAATCATTTCTTACCAGACTATGAAGCGATTCCAGAGGATTCGTTAAAAAAAGCGAAAATGATGTTTTTAAATTACCCAAACAACCCAACTGCAGCTGTTGCAACGAAGCGATTCTTTGAGGAAACGATCAATTTTGCGGAGACCAATGATATTTGTGTTGTGCATGATTTCGCTTACGGTGCTATCGGGTTTGATGGAGAGCGACCAATTAGCTTTTTGGAAACAGAGGGTGCTAAAGACAATGGAATTGAAATCTATACCCTTTCAAAAACGTATAATATGGCAGGATGGCGTGTTGGATTCGCAGTCGGAAATCAATCTGTTGTTGAAAGCATCAATCTACTTCAGGATCATTTTTACGTCAGTCTATTTAGTGCGGTGCAAGAAGCCGCGGCTGAAGCTTTGCTTGGATCACAGCAGTGTGTAGAAGACCTTCGCGAAACGTATGAGTCGAGAAGAAATGTTCTCATTCAAGGACTCCATGACATTGGCTGGGATGTCACTTCTCCAGCGGGATCATTTTTCGCCTGGCTGAAAGTACCAGAATCATTTACTTCAGAAAGTTTTGCAGATTTCTTGCTTGAAAACGTTCAAATTGTTGTCGCACCCGGAAACGGCTTTGGAGAATATGGTGAGGGATATGTGCGAGTCGGGTTATTAACTTCTGAAGATAAGCTAAGAGAAGCGGTCGAACGGATTAAGTCTCTTAATCTCTTTTGA